Proteins from a genomic interval of Phlebotomus papatasi isolate M1 chromosome 3, Ppap_2.1, whole genome shotgun sequence:
- the LOC129806883 gene encoding nuclear receptor coactivator 2 isoform X14 encodes MSIAAAENAGLGPCDLPLPDQWVTHSHTQLSHLQSHSVATTSAGGVIPLSLASPATTAALAGLHHHTTPQQHSPLQQSSKIMNAVAPAVACPPTSAATKKIRRKQENKPQSQINKCNNEKRRRELENEYIEQLGEFLQINKRDMTSCKPDKAAILNEVVKTFRTLLEKGSRELSSSRCSKCPPDCADSCTVHPVQQGDVSSTEPPLPEPSVNGQSPEISAYFEAVEHYISSAGWVLLEINAEGIIECVTENIKDLIMFTRAELSRQSIYSYLHPGDHGKLSPILNNMSFTVGWGATEDDSQSPQQPQVPPGSNQAGSGGKRSIKTRIRMLVKHPEAAGETIEQKQQRMDKYEEVVIIAAPVKDDGDECSSVLCLITRPEDDGPLENSGALPQRDLEQLTLKIEPSGKIINLDASTLRETFAQSLAKEPLRSIQDLCHVQDQHVLKMHLKEVHQGTNSMAYSAAYRLRLGGPEAYVHVKVTSKLFRSTIHGESDFIMAVHTILMDGDSGDQQMALMGGPSGMGSHLAAGGSGSSSGSSMGGPLMTSVMNGGVGTLQASAGRSTSVVTSFSSPPASDCSNFFATESLIDFDIPHSTILDMDAVGVTWDTRPDSRASVTPVSTPRPPSVSAYSPVAAPICPSPLTYHSANAGGQASPQNNNNSSSVNNNTNANFSGNFGNFPGGFEDKEKAGMEQQQQMVIGQNHDSERLRNLLTTKRSQPIGAPGTSAMDADATARNTNRILKVSHQPGKKPPETHLKSVCAQGLLNAEEEKDAANPAYAKMNAGTARMPQGRPRSVQENKTSNNNMLLQLLNDKSDDDDPESRGNRVPSELLRQLQKEDTPKEHNHANQQIGNEELIQLLRFQGNDFGRKRSSNEPDEGGAAKRSDEKPSLLREKNKMLASLLANPSKAPTTVLPSTAMQVKIIPDITPSSINSRVTNTSNQQQHLTNNNNTIMSNNNTNSNNQKQIVQPLNQVRPPPPSIRKPSDVYLNQMPSQQDISKNQQVMQPPVSHPQDFQVESGSFATSTAVTPSQPHQEWDPELSEILNEVIDIVPDTNYPDNDLNNILGTAISTIDTSSVPSAPAQSQHQDLNEKLMINAIQKSLMQFENNSVFNSSPPAYPAMHSGPPTAGGSVTTHQQSQGFPAPPPIYSQRSQRMPQMIPAGHQQQQQQQQQLNVTAVAARFQLMQQHRLMQQQQQKEQRERLLQQQQKQQMVVPVNATAGADQLCLNPGMTNIESLLNNTVAPNVSLQRSTSVVSDAQLSPGFTQPMMQPQQQNSNQRTPFSPQPNQGYQQASFSTNNGQRLSPLQQQQLSQQQQQQQQQQQMGGFSGGTSANGTAQLSPRQPPFGGQGAIHQQQTPQAVATSVQQQQQQQQQWTQQQSNVRLSLQQQQNPMLNAQLTNVVGYNSRQFQAQRQRSLNSPGTPVSRQNSFPGPEGFPGPPSPTQTPYGASPGTNVVPGQAGVFNQQQLRMQRQASVPQATQHLPGANNNGAREFLRAHVQNRQTGQVRTPQSPHSGMGQSPLVGNPASSGIPGGGGGTGQQQQSPQQQMGAAPLLNTPPDQTLGFNFDMSQSDFFGGSVTR; translated from the exons GCTTGGCCCGTGTGATCTACCTCTGCCGGATCAGTGGGTCACCCATTCCCACACACAATTGTCACATCTTCAGTCACACTCCGTCGCCACGACGTCCGCGGGGGGCGTCATTCCGCTCTCGCTCGCGTCTCCGGCGACCACAGCTGCCCTCGCGGGCCTTCACCATCACACGACGCCGCAGCAGCATTCACCCCTGCAGCAGTCGTCAAAAATAATGAATGCCGTGGCGCCGGCTGTGGCGTGCCCGCCCACGAGCGCCGCCACCAAGAAGATTCGCCGGAAGCAGGAGAATAAACCACAGTCGCAGATCAACAAGTGTAACAATGAGAAGCGGCGTCGAGAACTTGAGAATGAATATATTGAGCAGCTGGGTGAGTTCCTGCAGATCAACAAACGCGACATGACCTCCTGCAAGCCAGACAAGGCGGCCATCCTCAATGAAGTAGTGAAAACG TTTCGTACGTTGTTGGAGAAAGGCAGTCGAGAATTGTCATCGTCCAGATGTTCTAAATGCCCGCCAGACTGTGCTGACTCCTGCACGGTACATCCCGTTCAGCAGGGCGATGTGTCCTCGACGGAACCTCCTCTACCTGAGCCCTCAGTCAATGGTCAGTCACCCGAAATCTCGGCATACTTTGAGGCTGTGGAGCACTATATCTCATCAGCTGGATGGGTACTGCTGGAGATCAATGCCGAGGGTATTATTGAGTGCGTGACTGAGAATATCAAGGACTTGATTATGTTCACGCGGGCTGAACTCAGTAGACAGTCAATCTATTCGTACCTGCATCCTGGTGATCATGGGAAACTTAGTCCCATTCTCAATAATATGTCCTTTACGGTTGGCTGGGGTGCCACTGAGGATGATTCACAGTCTCCGCAGCAGCCTCAAGTGCCACCGGGGTCAAATCAGGCTGGAAGTGGCGGAAAGAGGTCGATAAAGACGCGAATACGGATGTTGGTGAAGCATCCAGAAGCTGCTGGTGAAACAATTGAGCAGAAACAGCAGCGAATGGATAAGTACGAAGAAGTGGTGATCATAGCGGCTCCTGTGAAGGATGATGGTGATGAATGTTCATCTGTGCTGTGTTTGATCACACGGCCTGAAGATGATGGACCTCTGGAGAATTCTGGAGCACTTCCACAACGGGATCTCGAACAATTGACGCTAAAAATTGAACCTAGTGGGAAGATTATTAATCTCGATGCGAGTACGTTAAGGGAGACATTTGCCCAGAGCCTAGCCAAAGAGCCGCTGAGATCCATACAGGATCTGTGTCATGTGCAGGATCAGCATGTACTGAAGATGCACTTGAAGGAAGTGCATCAGGGCACCAATTCCATGGCATATTCAGCGGCCTATCGGCTCAGACTAGGTGGTCCGGAAGCCTATGTTCACGTTAAGGTGACATCTAAGCTTTTCCGGAGCACCATTCATGGCGAGAGTGACTTCATCATGGCTGTGCATACGATTCTCATGGATGGAGACTCTGGTGATCAGCAAATGGCACTGATGGGAGGACCTTCGGGGATGGGGTCACATTTGGCAGCTGGAGGATCCGGAAGTAGTAGTGGTAGTAGTATGGGAGGACCCCTTATGACAAGTGTCATGAACGGAGGGGTAGGAACTCTGCAAGCCTCTGCAGGAAGATCCACCAGCGTTGTAACTTCCTTTTCGAGCCCTCCAGCCTCCGACTGCAGTAATTTCTTTGCCACAGAGTCTCTAATTGACTTTGACATCCCTCATTCTACAATCCTGGACATGGATGCTGTGGGAGTGACCTGGGATACGAGGCCAGACTCCAGGGCCAGTGTTACTCCCGTCAGCACTCCTAGACCTCCCTCTGTCTCAGCCTATAGTCCTGTAGCTGCTCCTATTTGTCCTTCTCCTCTGACCTACCACTCAGCTAATGCTGGTGGCCAGGCAAGTCCTCAGAACAATAATAACAGCAGCAGTGTCAACAACAACACCAACGCAAACTTCAGTGGAAACTTCGGTAACTTTCCTGGGGGGTTTGAGGACAAGGAAAAGGCGGGTATGGAGCAGCAGCAACAGATGGTAATTGGGCAGAATCATGACTCTGAGAGGCTGAGAAATCTGCTGACGACGAAGCGGAGTCAACCAATTGGGGCACCGGGCACAAGTGCCATGGATGCAGATGCAACAGCTCGCAACACCAATAGGATTCTCAAGGTGAGTCATCAGCCAGGAAAAAAGCCCCCTGAGACTCATCTGAAGTCTGTGTGTGCGCAGGGTCTCCTCAATGCCGAGGAGGAGAAGGATGCTGCCAATCCAGCTTATGCGAAGATGAATGCGGGCACGGCCAGAATGCCCCAAGGCAGACCCAGGTCGGTACAGGAGAACAAGACCAGCAACAATAACATGCTGCTGCAG CTACTCAATGATAAGAGTGATGATGATGATCCGGAATCGCGAGGGAATCGTGTGCCCAGTGAATTGCTGCGTCAGCTGCAAAAA GAGGACACACCGAAGGAACACAATCATGCTAATCAGCAGATTGGGAATGAGGAGTTGATTCAACTGCTGCGATTCCAAGGCAATGACTTTGGTAGGAAGCGTTCGTCGAATGAGCCGGATGAAGGTGGGGCGGCCAAAAGGTCCGACGAGAAGCCATCGTTGTTGCGCGAGAAGAACAAAATGCTGGCATCACTGCTGGCCAATCCGTCAAAGGCACCCACCACCGTGCTCCCATCGACGGCCATGCAAGTGAAGATAATTCCCGATATAACGCCGTCCAGTATTAATTCCCGGGTCACAAATACCAGCAATCAGCAGCAACATCTAACCAATAACAACAACACTATTATGAGCAACAATAACACTAATAGCAACAACCAAAAACAAATAGTACAACCGTTGAACCAAGTTCGACCGCCTCCGCCATCAATTCGTAAGCCTTCCGATGTCTACCTCAACCAAATGCCAAGTCAGCAGGATATTAGCAAGAATCAACAG GTGATGCAACCGCCAGTATCACATCCACAAGATTTCCAAGTGGAATCAGGGTCCTTCGCTACATCAACTGCCGTAACTCCATCCCAGCCCCATCAAGAGTGGGACCCGGAGCTATCTGAGATTCTAAATGAAGTTATTGACATTGTGCCAGACACAAATTATCCCGACAATGATTTAAATAATATTCTGGGCACTG CTATTAGTACAATTGATACGTCATCTGTGCCATCGGCACCAGCTCAGAGTCAGCATCAGGATCTCAATGAGAAGCTAATGATAAATGCCATTCAGAAGTCACTGATGCAATTTGAGAATAATTCAGTGTTTAACAGCAGTCCACCGGCATATCCGGCTATGCATTCCGGACCACCGACAGCCGGTGGTTCTGTTACGACGCACCAGCAGAGTCAGGGATTCCCAGCGCCACCACCAATTTACTCACAGCGCTCTCAGCGGATGCCCCAAATGATTCCGGCTGGGCAtcaacagcagcagcagcagcaacaacaaCTCAATGTGACGGCTGTGGCAGCGAGATTTCAGCTAATGCAGCAGCATAGGTTGATGCAACAGCAACAGCAAAAGGAGCAACGTGAGAGGCTGCTACAGCAACAACAGAAACAACAAATGGTCGTTCCGGTGAATGCCACAGCAGGAGCTGATCAGTTGT GCCTAAATCCCGGGATGACTAATATTGAGTCACTTCTGAACAACACAGTGGCACCAAATGTATCTCTTCAGCGTAGTACGAGTGTTGTGTCAGATGCACAACTCAGTCCTGGTTTTACGCAGCCAATGATGCAGCCACAGCAGCAGAATTCCAATCAACGAACACCGTTTAGTCCACAACCAAATCAAg GCTACCAACAGGCGTCTTTTAGTACCAACAATGGTCAGCGCCTGTCACCGTTGCAACAGCAACAACTCAGtcaacagcagcagcaacaacaaCAGCAACAGCAAATGGGGGGATTTTCGGGAGGTACTAGCGCCAATGGAACAGCTCAGTTGTCTCCACGACAACCGCCATTTGGTGGACAGGGTGCCATTCATCAGCAACAAACACCACAAGCCGTTGCCACATCCGttcagcagcagcagcaacagcaacaACAATGGACTCAGCAGCAATCCAATGTGAGGTTATCGCTGCAGCAGCAGCAAAATCCAATGCTCAATGCCCAGCTCACG AATGTGGTCGGCTACAACTCGCGACAATTCCAGGCGCAACGTCAGCGATCTCTCAATTCCCCTGGTACTCCAGTGAGTCGCCAGAACTCCTTTCCTGGTCCCGAAGGCTTTCCCGGACCACCCAGTCCGACACAGACTCCCTACGGAGCATCTCCAGGCACAAATGTTGTGCCTGGACAGGCGGGTGTATTCAATCAGCAACAACTGAGGATGCAACGACAAGCCAGTGTGCCTCAGGCCACACAGCATTTACCAG
- the LOC129806883 gene encoding nuclear receptor coactivator 2 isoform X3, producing the protein MSIAAAENAGLGPCDLPLPDQWVTHSHTQLSHLQSHSVATTSAGGVIPLSLASPATTAALAGLHHHTTPQQHSPLQQSSKIMNAVAPAVACPPTSAATKKIRRKQENKPQSQINKCNNEKRRRELENEYIEQLGEFLQINKRDMTSCKPDKAAILNEVVKTFRTLLEKGSRELSSSRCSKCPPDCADSCTVHPVQQGDVSSTEPPLPEPSVNGQSPEISAYFEAVEHYISSAGWVLLEINAEGIIECVTENIKDLIMFTRAELSRQSIYSYLHPGDHGKLSPILNNMSFTVGWGATEDDSQSPQQPQVPPGSNQAGSGGKRSIKTRIRMLVKHPEAAGETIEQKQQRMDKYEEVVIIAAPVKDDGDECSSVLCLITRPEDDGPLENSGALPQRDLEQLTLKIEPSGKIINLDASTLRETFAQSLAKEPLRSIQDLCHVQDQHVLKMHLKEVHQGTNSMAYSAAYRLRLGGPEAYVHVKVTSKLFRSTIHGESDFIMAVHTILMDGDSGDQQMALMGGPSGMGSHLAAGGSGSSSGSSMGGPLMTSVMNGGVGTLQASAGRSTSVVTSFSSPPASDCSNFFATESLIDFDIPHSTILDMDAVGVTWDTRPDSRASVTPVSTPRPPSVSAYSPVAAPICPSPLTYHSANAGGQASPQNNNNSSSVNNNTNANFSGNFGNFPGGFEDKEKAGMEQQQQMVIGQNHDSERLRNLLTTKRSQPIGAPGTSAMDADATARNTNRILKSVCAQGLLNAEEEKDAANPAYAKMNAGTARMPQGRPRSVQENKTSNNNMLLQLLNDKSDDDDPESRGNRVPSELLRQLQKKLNPKEDTPKEHNHANQQIGNEELIQLLRFQGNDFGRKRSSNEPDEGGAAKRSDEKPSLLREKNKMLASLLANPSKAPTTVLPSTAMQVKIIPDITPSSINSRVTNTSNQQQHLTNNNNTIMSNNNTNSNNQKQIVQPLNQVRPPPPSIRKPSDVYLNQMPSQQDISKNQQVMQPPVSHPQDFQVESGSFATSTAVTPSQPHQEWDPELSEILNEVIDIVPDTNYPDNDLNNILGTAISTIDTSSVPSAPAQSQHQDLNEKLMINAIQKSLMQFENNSVFNSSPPAYPAMHSGPPTAGGSVTTHQQSQGFPAPPPIYSQRSQRMPQMIPAGHQQQQQQQQQLNVTAVAARFQLMQQHRLMQQQQQKEQRERLLQQQQKQQMVVPVNATAGADQLCLNPGMTNIESLLNNTVAPNVSLQRSTSVVSDAQLSPGFTQPMMQPQQQNSNQRTPFSPQPNQGYQQASFSTNNGQRLSPLQQQQLSQQQQQQQQQQQMGGFSGGTSANGTAQLSPRQPPFGGQGAIHQQQTPQAVATSVQQQQQQQQQWTQQQSNVRLSLQQQQNPMLNAQLTNVVGYNSRQFQAQRQRSLNSPGTPVSRQNSFPGPEGFPGPPSPTQTPYGASPGTNVVPGQAGVFNQQQLRMQRQASVPQATQHLPGSPRSFGAPDATGYGMIYNNMQHAQGSGGDFYGRPQSGANNNGAREFLRAHVQNRQTGQVRTPQSPHSGMGQSPLVGNPASSGIPGGGGGTGQQQQSPQQQMGAAPLLNTPPDQTLGFNFDMSQSGAAHVEDKLSSNWSTDDQVSSGLRISSEGVSPGDPKNSCLLLQKLLSD; encoded by the exons GCTTGGCCCGTGTGATCTACCTCTGCCGGATCAGTGGGTCACCCATTCCCACACACAATTGTCACATCTTCAGTCACACTCCGTCGCCACGACGTCCGCGGGGGGCGTCATTCCGCTCTCGCTCGCGTCTCCGGCGACCACAGCTGCCCTCGCGGGCCTTCACCATCACACGACGCCGCAGCAGCATTCACCCCTGCAGCAGTCGTCAAAAATAATGAATGCCGTGGCGCCGGCTGTGGCGTGCCCGCCCACGAGCGCCGCCACCAAGAAGATTCGCCGGAAGCAGGAGAATAAACCACAGTCGCAGATCAACAAGTGTAACAATGAGAAGCGGCGTCGAGAACTTGAGAATGAATATATTGAGCAGCTGGGTGAGTTCCTGCAGATCAACAAACGCGACATGACCTCCTGCAAGCCAGACAAGGCGGCCATCCTCAATGAAGTAGTGAAAACG TTTCGTACGTTGTTGGAGAAAGGCAGTCGAGAATTGTCATCGTCCAGATGTTCTAAATGCCCGCCAGACTGTGCTGACTCCTGCACGGTACATCCCGTTCAGCAGGGCGATGTGTCCTCGACGGAACCTCCTCTACCTGAGCCCTCAGTCAATGGTCAGTCACCCGAAATCTCGGCATACTTTGAGGCTGTGGAGCACTATATCTCATCAGCTGGATGGGTACTGCTGGAGATCAATGCCGAGGGTATTATTGAGTGCGTGACTGAGAATATCAAGGACTTGATTATGTTCACGCGGGCTGAACTCAGTAGACAGTCAATCTATTCGTACCTGCATCCTGGTGATCATGGGAAACTTAGTCCCATTCTCAATAATATGTCCTTTACGGTTGGCTGGGGTGCCACTGAGGATGATTCACAGTCTCCGCAGCAGCCTCAAGTGCCACCGGGGTCAAATCAGGCTGGAAGTGGCGGAAAGAGGTCGATAAAGACGCGAATACGGATGTTGGTGAAGCATCCAGAAGCTGCTGGTGAAACAATTGAGCAGAAACAGCAGCGAATGGATAAGTACGAAGAAGTGGTGATCATAGCGGCTCCTGTGAAGGATGATGGTGATGAATGTTCATCTGTGCTGTGTTTGATCACACGGCCTGAAGATGATGGACCTCTGGAGAATTCTGGAGCACTTCCACAACGGGATCTCGAACAATTGACGCTAAAAATTGAACCTAGTGGGAAGATTATTAATCTCGATGCGAGTACGTTAAGGGAGACATTTGCCCAGAGCCTAGCCAAAGAGCCGCTGAGATCCATACAGGATCTGTGTCATGTGCAGGATCAGCATGTACTGAAGATGCACTTGAAGGAAGTGCATCAGGGCACCAATTCCATGGCATATTCAGCGGCCTATCGGCTCAGACTAGGTGGTCCGGAAGCCTATGTTCACGTTAAGGTGACATCTAAGCTTTTCCGGAGCACCATTCATGGCGAGAGTGACTTCATCATGGCTGTGCATACGATTCTCATGGATGGAGACTCTGGTGATCAGCAAATGGCACTGATGGGAGGACCTTCGGGGATGGGGTCACATTTGGCAGCTGGAGGATCCGGAAGTAGTAGTGGTAGTAGTATGGGAGGACCCCTTATGACAAGTGTCATGAACGGAGGGGTAGGAACTCTGCAAGCCTCTGCAGGAAGATCCACCAGCGTTGTAACTTCCTTTTCGAGCCCTCCAGCCTCCGACTGCAGTAATTTCTTTGCCACAGAGTCTCTAATTGACTTTGACATCCCTCATTCTACAATCCTGGACATGGATGCTGTGGGAGTGACCTGGGATACGAGGCCAGACTCCAGGGCCAGTGTTACTCCCGTCAGCACTCCTAGACCTCCCTCTGTCTCAGCCTATAGTCCTGTAGCTGCTCCTATTTGTCCTTCTCCTCTGACCTACCACTCAGCTAATGCTGGTGGCCAGGCAAGTCCTCAGAACAATAATAACAGCAGCAGTGTCAACAACAACACCAACGCAAACTTCAGTGGAAACTTCGGTAACTTTCCTGGGGGGTTTGAGGACAAGGAAAAGGCGGGTATGGAGCAGCAGCAACAGATGGTAATTGGGCAGAATCATGACTCTGAGAGGCTGAGAAATCTGCTGACGACGAAGCGGAGTCAACCAATTGGGGCACCGGGCACAAGTGCCATGGATGCAGATGCAACAGCTCGCAACACCAATAGGATTCTCAAG TCTGTGTGTGCGCAGGGTCTCCTCAATGCCGAGGAGGAGAAGGATGCTGCCAATCCAGCTTATGCGAAGATGAATGCGGGCACGGCCAGAATGCCCCAAGGCAGACCCAGGTCGGTACAGGAGAACAAGACCAGCAACAATAACATGCTGCTGCAG CTACTCAATGATAAGAGTGATGATGATGATCCGGAATCGCGAGGGAATCGTGTGCCCAGTGAATTGCTGCGTCAGCTGCAAAAA AAATTGAATCCCAAGGAGGACACACCGAAGGAACACAATCATGCTAATCAGCAGATTGGGAATGAGGAGTTGATTCAACTGCTGCGATTCCAAGGCAATGACTTTGGTAGGAAGCGTTCGTCGAATGAGCCGGATGAAGGTGGGGCGGCCAAAAGGTCCGACGAGAAGCCATCGTTGTTGCGCGAGAAGAACAAAATGCTGGCATCACTGCTGGCCAATCCGTCAAAGGCACCCACCACCGTGCTCCCATCGACGGCCATGCAAGTGAAGATAATTCCCGATATAACGCCGTCCAGTATTAATTCCCGGGTCACAAATACCAGCAATCAGCAGCAACATCTAACCAATAACAACAACACTATTATGAGCAACAATAACACTAATAGCAACAACCAAAAACAAATAGTACAACCGTTGAACCAAGTTCGACCGCCTCCGCCATCAATTCGTAAGCCTTCCGATGTCTACCTCAACCAAATGCCAAGTCAGCAGGATATTAGCAAGAATCAACAG GTGATGCAACCGCCAGTATCACATCCACAAGATTTCCAAGTGGAATCAGGGTCCTTCGCTACATCAACTGCCGTAACTCCATCCCAGCCCCATCAAGAGTGGGACCCGGAGCTATCTGAGATTCTAAATGAAGTTATTGACATTGTGCCAGACACAAATTATCCCGACAATGATTTAAATAATATTCTGGGCACTG CTATTAGTACAATTGATACGTCATCTGTGCCATCGGCACCAGCTCAGAGTCAGCATCAGGATCTCAATGAGAAGCTAATGATAAATGCCATTCAGAAGTCACTGATGCAATTTGAGAATAATTCAGTGTTTAACAGCAGTCCACCGGCATATCCGGCTATGCATTCCGGACCACCGACAGCCGGTGGTTCTGTTACGACGCACCAGCAGAGTCAGGGATTCCCAGCGCCACCACCAATTTACTCACAGCGCTCTCAGCGGATGCCCCAAATGATTCCGGCTGGGCAtcaacagcagcagcagcagcaacaacaaCTCAATGTGACGGCTGTGGCAGCGAGATTTCAGCTAATGCAGCAGCATAGGTTGATGCAACAGCAACAGCAAAAGGAGCAACGTGAGAGGCTGCTACAGCAACAACAGAAACAACAAATGGTCGTTCCGGTGAATGCCACAGCAGGAGCTGATCAGTTGT GCCTAAATCCCGGGATGACTAATATTGAGTCACTTCTGAACAACACAGTGGCACCAAATGTATCTCTTCAGCGTAGTACGAGTGTTGTGTCAGATGCACAACTCAGTCCTGGTTTTACGCAGCCAATGATGCAGCCACAGCAGCAGAATTCCAATCAACGAACACCGTTTAGTCCACAACCAAATCAAg GCTACCAACAGGCGTCTTTTAGTACCAACAATGGTCAGCGCCTGTCACCGTTGCAACAGCAACAACTCAGtcaacagcagcagcaacaacaaCAGCAACAGCAAATGGGGGGATTTTCGGGAGGTACTAGCGCCAATGGAACAGCTCAGTTGTCTCCACGACAACCGCCATTTGGTGGACAGGGTGCCATTCATCAGCAACAAACACCACAAGCCGTTGCCACATCCGttcagcagcagcagcaacagcaacaACAATGGACTCAGCAGCAATCCAATGTGAGGTTATCGCTGCAGCAGCAGCAAAATCCAATGCTCAATGCCCAGCTCACG AATGTGGTCGGCTACAACTCGCGACAATTCCAGGCGCAACGTCAGCGATCTCTCAATTCCCCTGGTACTCCAGTGAGTCGCCAGAACTCCTTTCCTGGTCCCGAAGGCTTTCCCGGACCACCCAGTCCGACACAGACTCCCTACGGAGCATCTCCAGGCACAAATGTTGTGCCTGGACAGGCGGGTGTATTCAATCAGCAACAACTGAGGATGCAACGACAAGCCAGTGTGCCTCAGGCCACACAGCATTTACCAG GATCCCCGAGGTCTTTTGGCGCTCCCGATGCCACGGGATATGGAATGATTTACAACAATATGCAACATGCACAAGGCTCAGGGGGCGATTTTTATGGCCGCCCACAGTCCG